Proteins encoded within one genomic window of Triticum aestivum cultivar Chinese Spring chromosome 2D, IWGSC CS RefSeq v2.1, whole genome shotgun sequence:
- the LOC123051843 gene encoding uncharacterized protein isoform X2 has translation MAEKEHGASEEMQQESVEHDVAELEAQSPCNQHDSVGNMKEGDHADDSNRKIAKFSDWIDQKPKEKWSLAYDSDGARYGIMGSDIADVYKNDHVLKGIACLPLSAIVEVTFLRLVKYFENTSAAANKAIGNPAINFPERVQVDMNSKMQKSETHRLMYTYADEKNYLGKVVDRKFTVKGRKREVTVHLKTDYTLSMNKSEGSTIRKTATCSCSKPQVLHKPCSHVIAVCCEIGVSTAAYMSPYYSLPYLVRTSRQKFSKFSHDYRDTVPRYFRDTVLFGGQAPIWIPDKRLECGLPVCLLPDCMQTAVIEEEQ, from the coding sequence ATGGCGGAGAAAGAACATGGTGCTAGTGAGGAAATGCAGCAGGAATCAGTCGAGCATGATGTGGCGGAGCTTGAGGCGCAAAGCCCATGCAACCAACATGATTCAGTGGGGAATATGAAGGAAGGAGATCACGCCGATGACAGCAACAGAAAGATAGCAAAGTTCTCTGACTGGATAGATCAGAAACCAAAGGAGAAGTGGTCACTGGCATATGACAGCGATGGAGCAAGGTATGGCATCATGGGCAGTGATATAGCTGATGTATATAAGAACGACCATGTATTGAAAGGGATAGCATGCCTTCCGCTCAGTGCGATAGTGGAGGTGACATTCCTGCGCTTGGTAAAGTACTTTGAAAACACAAGTGCTGCAGCAAACAAAGCAATCGGCAACCCAGCAATTAACTTCCCGGAACGTGTCCAGGTTGACATGAATTCGAAAATGCAGAAATCCGAGACGCACAGACTTATGTACACGTATGCCGATGAAAAAAATTATCTCGGTAAGGTTGTGGATCGAAAATTTACAGTTAAGGGAAGGAAGAGGGAGGTGACTGTTCACCTGAAGACGGACTATACCCTCAGCATGAATAAGTCTGAAGGATCCACAATTCGAAAAACTGCCACCTGTTCATGCAGCAAGCCGCAGGTACTTCACAAGCCCTGCTCTCATGTTATTGCCGTCTGTTGTGAGATTGGGGTTAGCACTGCTGCATACATGTCCCCATACTACAGCCTGCCCTATCTAGTTCGCACCTCGAGGCAAAAATTCAGTAAGTTCTCACACGACTACAGAGATACGGTACCACGCTACTTCAGAGATACTGTACTATTTGGAGGCCAAGCACCAATTTGGATCCCAGACAAAAGACTGGAGTGTGGCCTTCCTGTTTGTCTACTGCCGGACTGCATGCAAACTGCCGTGATCGAGGAAGAACAATAG
- the LOC123051843 gene encoding uncharacterized protein isoform X1, whose translation MEGKAAEATENSLPVPQMRAQKKMETYSDLGTDGGKPAPTKPAMEEPRAATTGGPSIVGPDAPPAPQPGTAAGARKRKAPTTATAKAARKPRMPQVEEPIQMHVYYGLREMFDSVQGDDLVADSLDTFVENNCAHVIGELPLQPQSMSLVDLQLWIFKLFWLHPETQDLAIKGFRKQHKSDSYDDSSELDSYLEYYPWDIHYFKTDKCWSSFANKLKRKRNVTQKFMLYVQSSEIEHYDILLKAVNDDYYQLATVVLPGTKSLSSGFSFGALVEDLTMTAKEIGDYLTGQFGEQISPGEAWRAKQFALERKFGTFYDSHNFAPRLLKDIARKNPGSFVDIKDAEVAGCKDFRVL comes from the exons ATGGAGGGAAAAGCCGCAGAAGCGACGGAAAACTCTCTTCCTGTTCCCCAAATGCGCGCACAAAAAAAGATGGAAACCTACTCCGACCTCGGCACCGACGGCGGCAAACCTGCTCCGACGAAGCCGGCGATGGAGGAACCACGCGCCGCCACCACTGGAGGTCCGTCCATAGTTGGCCCCGACGCTCCCCCCGCCCCCCAGCCG GGTACCGCCGCCGGCGCGAGGAAGCGGAAGGCCCCGACGACGGCGACAGCAAAGGCCGCCAGGAAGCCTCGCATGCCGCAG GTTGAAGAACCAATTCAGATGCATGTGTACTATGGACTTAGAGAAATGTTTGACAGCGTTCAGGGCGATGATTTAGTTGCAGATTCGTTAGACACTTTTGTAGAGAACAACTGTGCACACGTCATCGGTGAGCTACCGCTGCAGCCGCAGTCGATGTCATTGGTGGATCTACAGCTCTGGATCTTCAAGTTGTTCTGGCTCCATCCAGAAACACAAGATCTCGCTATTAAGGGGTTCCGCAAACAACACAAAAGTGACTCCTACGACGACTCCTCTGAACTGGACAGTTATTTGGAGTACTACCCGTGGGACATACATTACTTTAAGACTGACAAGTGTTGGAGTTCCTTTGCCAATAAATTGAAGAGAAAAAGAAATGTGACACAGAAGTTCATGTTGTATGTGCAATCTTCTGAGATAGAGCATTATGACATTCTGCTCAAAGCTGTAAATGATGATTATTATCAACTGGCGACGGTTGTGTTGCCTGGGACAAAAAGCCTGTCAAGTGGCTTCTCCTTTGGTGCCCTTGTGGAAGACTTGACAATGACAGCAAAGGAAATTGGAGATTATCTCACTGGTCAGTTTGGTGAGCAGATTAGTCCTGGTGAGGCGTGGAGAGCAAAACAGTTTGCTCTGGAGAGGAAATTTGGTACATTTTATGATTCACACAACTTTGCCCCGAGGTTACTTAAGGATATAGCACGTAAAAACCCTGGTAGTTTTGTTGACATCAAGGATGCAGAGGTTGCAGGGTGTAAAGATTTCCGAGTCCTCTAG